A segment of the Salvelinus namaycush isolate Seneca chromosome 42, SaNama_1.0, whole genome shotgun sequence genome:
ggggtcgttgtcctaCTGGAAGACCAATGACCTTCAACAGAGACACTGGGTTGAACCAAAACACCTTCATAATATCTTGCAAACATTCAAGGCCCCCAGAAGCAGCAAATTAACCCCACAGTATTGTCAAACCTCCCCCATAATTGATTGTGGGGAGGGTGATATTTTCTTTGAACGCTTTGTTTGGTCGTTGGTAAACATAGGAAGATCACACTGCTGAAGGAGACACAAAATGCCTGATTTAACTTACCAAAAATCCACCCAAATGTTCTGTGGACCAATATAAAAAATGGAACTCTTTGGCAATACAGATCAGCGCTGTGTTTACTGACGACCAAATTAAGCATTCAATGAAAAGAACACCCTCCCTACCTCTGGTAGTGTGCAAGCCATCATGACATCAGCAGATTCAGGTGTTTTGTAGTCCAATGTTAAACCCAGTGTCCAAAAACTGTGTCTCTGTTGGATTGTTatgggtcttccagcaggacaacaaccccaaacacacacacacacacacacacacacacacacacacacacacacacacacacacacacacacacacacacacacacgcaaccagGAATGGTTAAGAGAGGCTGGAATGTTCTGGAGTGGCCAGCAGAGTCCAGATCTGAATCACCTCAAAAACCTATGGCAAGATCTTAGAACAGCAGTTGATGGAGGGCATCCCTCCAATATTAAACAATTATAGCCGTTTACGGCTGAAAAGTGAGCCAAATTGTCAGTAGAAAGGTGCAGCAAGCTCATTGATGGCTACAAGAAGCGCTTGTCTACAGTTATCTTGGCCAAAGGCTTTGCAACCAAGTACTAGCTccggggtgccaataattttctCCATGCCATCGTcttgatttttttaaattaaaatgttcaACTTAAATGTACAAAAATAAGCAGTGTTGAAAATCTGGTGATCAAAGTACTTATTTAAGAAATGGGGAACAATTTAAGAAAAGTGCAAGAGTGCCGATAGATTTGTCTGCAAATCTATATATAAGATCTAATCTAATCTGATATATAGAATCTAATCTGATATATAAGAAATGTAACTAAGAATCCATTAACCTCTTCACTGACAGTCCTAGTGCTCCTGTCCCACAACACCACGGATCCTCCATTTCTCCTTACACTGGGGGACTGCTTCTTCTTTTCGACTTGATCTATATCAGAGTGGAAAAACAATAGATTCATGACATGCACGGCATTGAGAACATGCAGTCCATAAATAATATTTCCTGCACCAAAACTCACAATGTCTATCATTGCATTGGTAAACTATAGAAACTCACCTGTTCCTTGCGCACCAAAACAGATCGACAATGGGGGTACGATGCTTCTTTTGACAGATCGTTCCCTAGAACGAACCTCCACCAGGTGTAGTTTGTTCTTCAAAGCCTGGTTTTCGCTCTGAGTTCTCGATATTTCAAGGCGCAACACGGCATAGCCATCGTCTACAAGTTGGCAGATTTCTGCCACTGCCGCGTTAGCCAATACCTCCATGATGGAGGCGAGCTGAGAGTGAAAAGGTACAGAATTCGACATTATCGCTTAACGTTATTTCACTCAAAGCTTACACATTAAGTGTATTTGATTAATGGTTTGTAGAGTAAAATTACCATGTCATCAAAAAGCACTACCTATATTTCTGTGAAAATCTTCGGCGATATTGTTTATCTTGTGTTCAGCTCGCTAGCCGTTAACATGTCATTGTTTACTTCCGGGTGGCAGAGGTCATGGCGTTAGTCTACCGTAAATACCAGTTTATCGACCCAATTGATTTAGGGTGCTGTTCTACTCTGATTCCGCCTCCCTCTATAGGAGAGCTCACCATGTCACAAAAGTAAACACATTCAGTTCCAGGTGGAGAAAGTTGCTCTGCATTTACAAAATCAGTAATCGCTCACTCTTTCcatattttgccctgtttataaaATGGAAACGTAAGTTTGGATATGTTTTTATTCAAATACGACAAGCTATTTAACAACCACGTAGCCTAAATCATGCTTTTCAAACAAAAGTAAATATCAAATTTTGCCAAAGACAAAAATACAGACAAAAAAAAATTGACATTAAAACCAAATATTCTTACACTTAAAAATGTTCATTCAGTTGCAGCCATTTTAATTGGGTCATGTTCAGTGAAGAGCATAAATAGTAGCTGACATTCTCAGACAGAGCACACGTTAGACATCATCACCACGATCATTGTTCAACTCAGGTTGTGGGACCTGAACTTACCAACCAAGGGCACCGATATCAGCCTTCAGGTCGCTGTCAATAAAAGATCATGATCAGAACATGGCTGCTCCACCTTTAGAGGGTGTTTTTCAAGCTGGTGTTTTTTAAGGTGGTACTGACTTTTAAAGTCCTGGTTGCACTCTGAGCAGCTGAAGGGCAGGTCTCCCTTGTGTCTGAGCTGATGTTTGGTGAAAGGTGATTTGAGCCTAAATACCTTGCCACAGACGTCACAGGTATAGTGTTTCCTTCTTTGTATTTTTCTATGTATAAACATGTGAGAGCGCATGCTATTTTGAGTCGCCCAAGTTGTTCCACATATTTCACAAGTGTATTGTACCGGTTCACTCCTTATGGGTGCCTCAGAACTCTCAGCTGACTCAAACTGTCTCTGTTGGTCCTCAAAGTGCTTGGACTCAGGTTCTGGTTCGACAGTCTGCTCCACCATTAGAGGGTGTTTTTCCAGCTGGTGTTTTTTGAGATGGTACTGCCTTTCAAAGTCCTTGTTGCACTCGGAGCAGCTGTAGGGCCGGTCTCCCTTGCAAACAATGCACTCGTGGGTGTCGCGATCCTGGCGCTCCTTGAACGTCTTGCCACAGTCCGCGCACCAGTAGTCTTCTCCAACGTGTATGCGCTCATGGTAGTCACGTATTTTAGAATATAAAAACATCTTTCCGCACACAAAGCAACTGTAGGGTTTCACACTGTGTTTGAGTAGCTTGTGCTTATTCAAGCCATTCTGATGCTTGAATTTCTCATCACAAATATCACAACTAGAAGGCCCTTCGTGTGTTATCAAGTGACTTGTCATTCTGCCTTTCTTGGTCCCAGTCTTTCCACATATTTTACAGGTGTATCTTATGTTATATTTCTTCTTCTTTGTGGGAGCTGCAGCATCCTCAATTGACACCAGCAACAGACTCTGTTCTTTCTTAAAGTCGTCAAGTCCAAGTTCTTTGGATCCCCTAGAGGCTTGACTTCTCTCTTCCTCATCACTTTCTCCTGTGATATTCTGATTGGCCTTGTGAGTCTCTGGCATCCACACACTGTAACCTGGAAAAGCATTCACCAACAATACATTTTAGAGGTTTGTTTCACAGTGACTCGTCATATTGTCCATTAGAAGCtaagagcatacagtgccttcaggaagtattcataccccttgacttattccacattttgttgctgaattcaaaatggatgaaatatttgttctcacccatctacacaatacgccataatgacaaagtgaaaatgtttttatacatttttgcacatttattgaaaatgaaataactttcacaccctttgctatgaaactcaattgagctcaggtgcatactgtttccattgatcatccttgatgtttctacaacttgattggagtccacctgtggtaaattcaattgcttggacatgatttggaaaggcatacacctgtctatataaaggtcccatagttgacagtgcatgtaagagcaaaaaccaagccatgaggtcgaaggaattgtccgtagagctcagagacagggttgtgtctaagcacagatctggggaagggtaccaaaacatttctgcagcattgaaggttcccaagaacacatggcttccatcattcttaaatgtatgatgtttggaaccaccaagagtcttcctagagctgagcaatcgggggagaagggccttggtcagggaggtgaccaagaacccgatgatcactcagacagagctctaaagttcctttgtggagatgggagaaccttccagaaggacaaccatctctgcagcactccaccaatcaggcctttattgtacagtggacagacggaagccactcctcattaaaaaggcacatgacagcccacttggagtttgccaaaagccagaaacaagattctctggtctgatgaaactaagattgaactctttggcgtcacgtctggagggaacctggcaccatccctacggtgaagcatggtggtggcagcatcatgctgtggggatgtttttcagcaacagggactgggagactagtcaggattgagggaaagttgaacggagcaaagtacagagaaattcatgatgaaaacctgctcttgAGACCTCAGCGAAAGATCACCTTCCGGTAGGACAACGAcctaaagcacacagccaagacaacgtggagtggcttcgggacaagtctctgaatgtccttgagtggcccagccagaacccaatCGAAAAtctcctgaaaatagctgtgcagcaatgctccacatccaacctgacagagcttgaggatctgcagaggagaatgagagaaactccaaatacaggtttgccaagcttgtagcgtcatacccaataagacttgagtctgtaatctttgccaaaggtgcgtcaacaaagtactgagtatagggtctgaatacttatgtaaatgtgatctgttttttgtttaatacatttgctacaaAAAAATAAAACCCGTTTTTGCATTcccattatggggtgttgtgtgtagattgacgaggggggaaaaacaacttaatccattttagaataaggctgtaacgtaacaaaatgtggaaaaattcgaGGGGCCTGAATACTTCTGAATACACTGTGTATTTGGTTGTGGGTTGGGGAACTTCGTCAGTAAGGCCACTGCCCTTTAAATACTGTACGCCACACTCATTGCTTCAAGCTCACCACACCCACCGAAACATCTGTTCAAAATAAAATATCTGTTCaataatattttttttgggggggggggcactgaacGCACCTCCGTCTATATAAAGTTACCACAATGGATAGTGTAtgtgtcagagcagaaactattcCATTATGTccaaggtactgtatgtagatagaATTCTCTGGGTAAGGTTATAAAACAATTTCCAGTGTTGGAAACagtcaagagcacagtggtctccatcattgggcaATGGAAAAAAATACGttactacccagactctgccaaGATCTGGTTgtccaaccaaactgagcaaccgggcaagaagaaccttggtcagggaggtgaccaatgaCCATCAACATAaatacagagttccttggctgagatgggagaacctgctagaaggacaacagtctctatagcacttcaccaatctgggctttacgtaagagtggccagacggaagccacttctgaGAAAAAGGCAAATGACATCACGGCTGGagtttacaaaaatacatgtGAAAGAGAGCATAAGGAAAAAGATTATTTTGTCCGATGAGACcaagcgctatgtctggagaaccaggcacagctcatcacccatctaacaccatccctaccatgaagcatggtggtggcagcatcatgctatggggacacttgtcagcggcagggactgagagactagtaaggatagagggaacaatgaatggagccaaatacagacAAATCCTTGAtaagaacctgcttcagagtgcaaatgaCCTTAGACTGGTGCGAATATTTACGATCCAACAGAACAAACCCAAGTAcacagccaaagcaatgctggaatggcttcagaacaattATGTAAaagtcattgagtggcccagctaaaGCCCAGACcagaatcccattgaaaatctgtggaaagacttgaagattgctgttcacctcCGCTCCCCATCTAATTTAACAGAGATTGAAAAAAATCGACAATGAAAAAAAGAGAAAATACCCAAATCCAGATGGGAACGTCTATCAGCTCTGCACAAGACAACACAAAGCGGTAATTGCCGCCAAAGGTGCATCTtgaaagtattgactcagggtccGGTCGGCCAGGTAGGTAGGgtcagccaggtcagcagggccAGCCGGCAATCCGGGGAAGCAGGGCCGGCCAGGTAGGTAGGGCCGGCAGGtcaggtacactatatatacaaaaaagtatgtggacaccccttaaaattagCAGATTCtgcaatttcagccacacccgttgccaACAGGTGtaaaaattaattaattaaattaaaacgagcacacagccatgcaatctccatatttgcagtaaaatggccttactgaagagctcagtgacttccaacatggcacagtcataggatgccaccttcccaTCAAGTCAGTTCGTTAAAAAAAATGTTTCCTGCTAGAACTGCCCCAGACAACTGTAAGTcctgctattgtgaagtggaaacgtcctAGGAGCAACAATGCcgcaaagtggtagaccacacaagttcacagaatgggaccgctgaaGTATGTAGCGCACAGAAATcgcctgtccttggttgcaacactcacgagttccaaactgcctctggaagcaacgtcagcacagaaACTGTTTGTCCGGGAgattcatgaaattggtttccatggacgagcagccacacacaagcctaagatcaccatgcgcaatgccaagcggcgGCTGGAGTTGCTCAAAATTGGATACATTTCTTAAAACACGTTTTCACTATGTCATTATTGGGTGAGAAGTTTTGTATttttgatttaatccattttgaattcagggtgtaacaaaacgtggaataagtcaaggggtttgaatcgTTTCTGAAGACTGTAACTCATGCTGTAGAGCTTGAACACGTAATAcaataatacaataaaataaatacaccacagtttgtgctgtggtggagatctttgggggctatactcggccttgtctcaggattgtaagttggtggttgaagatatccctctagtggtgcgggggctgtgctttggcaaagtgggtggggttatatccttcctgtttggccctgtccgggggtatcatcggatggggccacagtgtctcctgacccctcctgtctcagcctccagtatttatgctgcagtagtttgtgtcggggggctagggtccagtctgttatatctggagtacttctcctgtcttatccagtgtcctgtgtgaatttaagtatgctctctctaattctctccttctctctttctttctctctctctcggaggacctgagccctaggaccatacgtcaggactactgggcatgatgactccttgctgtccccagtccacctggccttgctgctgtcccagtttcaactgttctgcctgcggttatggaacccctacctgtcccagacctgctgttttcaactcttaattatcggctatgaaaagccaactgacatttattcctgattattatttgaccatgcttgtcatttatgaacattttgaacatcttggccatgttctgttataatctccacccggcacagccagaagaggactggccacccctcatagcctggttcctctctaggtttcttcctaggttttggcctttctagggagtttttcctagccaccgtgcttctacacctgcattgcttgctgtttggggttttaggctgggtttctgtacagcacttcgagatattagctgatgtacgaagggctatataaaataaacttgattgattgattgaatagcTTCAACTGACCTTGAGACTCCTTGACGTCATCATCCGTTTCCTCCTGTTTAATGACCAGTGGTGCTGAACATGTCTCCACTCCCTTCCAAAAGACAACCAATGGTGTTATTAACTCTTATCAGCCTTTAAGAGAGTAGATCATACAGCAACAGTTAGACAAGCATCTTGTTGTAGGGGTTTTCCATTACAAAACATAATACAGCAGGGGAATGACACCAAAATCATGGAATATATTTAATACAAACAAATATTTTTGATAGGGCATATTTTATGCTTAACTGAGAATCTTTGAAAACAGCCCTTAAAAAGGTTTATCTGTAGCCTAGATGGTATTTTGAGTTTTTATATATATCACTTTtctgtgatatccaattggtagttagtcttgtcctaACCCTGCAagtcctgtacggactcgggagagtctaaggtcgagagccatgcatcctctgaaacacgaccctgccaagccgcactgcttcttgacacactgctcgcttaacccggaagccagacgcaccaatgtgtcggaggaaacaccgcccAACTTGCCACCGTGTCAGCGTGCCtgcacccagcccgccacaggagtcgctagagcacaatgGGACAAGGGCATCCCGGGCaaaccaaaccctcccctaacccagacgatgctgggccaattgtgcaccgcctcatgggtatCCCagttgcagccggctgcgacacagacCGGGATCGatcccggatctgtagtgatgcctctagcactgcgatgcagtgccttagaccgctgcgccactcagaaaGCCCTATTGAATTTATCTAAGGGTCATTCAAAGCCTTAATATACTATTTACAGTCAAAGGCCTGCTACACATTTTTGCTGGGTGTGCGCTTGCATGGTTTTCAATTAAATATGTCTGGGCCTAGTTTCTGTGAGACATATCTACCCTTACAAAAATTGTCCGCCAAAGCTCAACTCACCATGTCTGTCATCTGACCAAAAGGCTGCAATGGCTGTTCTTCCTCTGGTACCAGTGACGGTGGACCTTCGTCTTCCACAGTAGGATCACCTTCTAGCCAAAGACCATTGGCCTCTTGTTCATTGAGGATTTGCTCCACGACTGGGAAGTCTCTCAAACCTGATGAGCGGGCTAACATACAAATTGAGATTTTCTGAAAATGTTGGTCATACAGGGATAACGAGGCTCAGATTTCACAAAAACATGTAGTAGAAATATGCCATCAATCGTCATGATTGCATATATTTAGAATAGTATTTGCAAATCACCTTTTCACTACTGGGGGAGTAGGGTGCCCCCTACAGACTATAGCCCTAAGGTCCAGCAGAGGGCGCTATTATTCAGTCAGTAATAACAGCACCCTCCGGGGCTGCACATTCAGGCGACTGCCAGCTATTGTATTATTTGTCTCCTAGCTTCCTACAGACAAATAGTCAATAGGCATAACTATCTGTAAATATTTAATCTCACCGTCTTCTTGAACGCTCTCCATACTGTTCGCAGGCTTTTCCTTCCCCTCGCTATTCTCCATCGCATGCAATTTTGTCGTCGAACTTCGGTTTTGCTCTTGCAATATTTCCACTCGAAGAGCAGCATACGTTTCTTCCATAAATTGACAAATGTCTTGCAAGGCTGTTGCTGTCAAGGTTTCCATAATGAAGGCAACACGAGAACGAAAGGCAAGTTCGAAAGACATAGTTACACAAATACAAAAGTTGATGCGTGTGGTTCAACACCTGACAGTAAGAGAAGGAAATTGGCTACTGGCGGAGATACCGATTCTTCTTCTTCGTGTGGTTTTTCGGCAGACTAGACGCTTTGTTGCGTATTGCTGCCTTTCACAGATCGGAGTATGAATTGCAATAAATAccagaggaagaggcgaagcgagacgTTTTACTCAGCCCGAAATCTGTTTACGAAAGTGAGGAATTTTTGTATGGAGGAAATAAGTGTCGAATTTGTTCAACGAAGCATTTTATTGCTAATTTGCTACGTGACTTATTTAGCCGAATATACGTTTTGTAATGATTAGGTTGTTACAAATGCACTGATAAGTGGATGCATAAGGCATCTCACAAACGTTGGGGTAAAAAAACAACTATATCAGAGTTGTGCCCGTTATCAGAGAGATAGATaggactcatcatggatataacctgttttagcatgggcatTGCAATTGAGGGCTTCTCCCATTTCAAAGTAGTTATCTGagtggggattcctatgagttgggaACGTAGAAATAGAACAGTACAGATGACAGACAAGGTGAATGGAGCTTGTGCTTTGTCAGACGATTTTGTAAGGGTAGATATGCCTCACAGAGACTATGCCCCACAGAGACTATGCCCAGACATAtttagtggcgcagcggtctaaggcactgcatcacagtgctagaagcgtcactacagatctgggttcgatcccagtCAGCACATACTCTGAGGGCACGGCTAGGGATGCATCCTCTGTGGAGACCATAAGTATGGTGTCCTCTGGGGGTCAGAGTTGTCGTAGTGCTCTAACTGTAAGAAAAAGGTGTTGATGTCCATGATGTGGCTGGCTTTCATTTTGTAATCTGTCATCGTTAGGAGCCCCTGCCACATATGCCTCGTGGGTACAATTCatgcttttacttcctgctttgctgcTATGTCTACACTTGCAATGGCCGCCAGTCCCccccatcattgacttgaatggggacactcgttctattcattctatggttgggagcaatcagccaatgaagaaaATGTACTAGTTTCAAATGGActtaatggcacagatacaaagacgAGTCCTCCAtctcaggggtgtcaaactcattctacGGAGGGCCGAGCGTCTGCAGGTTTTTGGGTTTTCCTTTCAATGAAGacttagacaaccaggtgaggggagttccttccTAATTTGTGACCTAAATTCATCATTCAAGTACAGTGGAGGAATGAAAATGTGTATCTGCCCtatcattggctagaatggtacCATCTCGAGCCATATttagggtgcgttcgtaaattcactctggctatctactctgatttcagagcactctcgtctaaGTAAGCCAGAGTGCAGAATACCGGATGAATTTACGAACTCGCAAAACCCGCTGAATATGACTGGAgtcagtaaacatctgcaaaaaaaGTTATTAAATTGCAGTTAGTCActaacgctctagataacatgaaaacactctgctagggcgagtaaaatggtcagagagAGGTGTTCTCTTATTTGTGTCTGGAAGGAGCAAGcaagccaactttagccagttagcttgggtgcttgacagcctttgtgaggtcagaacgcccagatc
Coding sequences within it:
- the LOC120034918 gene encoding zinc finger protein 287-like isoform X1, which produces MSFELAFRSRVAFIMETLTATALQDICQFMEETYAALRVEILQEQNRSSTTKLHAMENSEGKEKPANSMESVQEDARSSGLRDFPVVEQILNEQEANGLWLEGDPTVEDEGPPSLVPEEEQPLQPFGQMTDMGVETCSAPLVIKQEETDDDVKESQGYSVWMPETHKANQNITGESDEEERSQASRGSKELGLDDFKKEQSLLLVSIEDAAAPTKKKKYNIRYTCKICGKTGTKKGRMTSHLITHEGPSSCDICDEKFKHQNGLNKHKLLKHSVKPYSCFVCGKMFLYSKIRDYHERIHVGEDYWCADCGKTFKERQDRDTHECIVCKGDRPYSCSECNKDFERQYHLKKHQLEKHPLMVEQTVEPEPESKHFEDQQRQFESAESSEAPIRSEPVQYTCEICGTTWATQNSMRSHMFIHRKIQRRKHYTCDVCGKVFRLKSPFTKHQLRHKGDLPFSCSECNQDFKSQYHLKKHQLEKHPLKVEQPCSDHDLLLTAT
- the LOC120034918 gene encoding zinc finger protein 708-like isoform X2; protein product: MPETHKANQNITGESDEEERSQASRGSKELGLDDFKKEQSLLLVSIEDAAAPTKKKKYNIRYTCKICGKTGTKKGRMTSHLITHEGPSSCDICDEKFKHQNGLNKHKLLKHSVKPYSCFVCGKMFLYSKIRDYHERIHVGEDYWCADCGKTFKERQDRDTHECIVCKGDRPYSCSECNKDFERQYHLKKHQLEKHPLMVEQTVEPEPESKHFEDQQRQFESAESSEAPIRSEPVQYTCEICGTTWATQNSMRSHMFIHRKIQRRKHYTCDVCGKVFRLKSPFTKHQLRHKGDLPFSCSECNQDFKSQYHLKKHQLEKHPLKVEQPCSDHDLLLTAT
- the LOC120034918 gene encoding uncharacterized protein LOC120034918 isoform X3, whose protein sequence is MSFELAFRSRVAFIMETLTATALQDICQFMEETYAALRVEILQEQNRSSTTKLHAMENSEGKEKPANSMESVQEDARSSGLRDFPVVEQILNEQEANGLWLEGDPTVEDEGPPSLVPEEEQPLQPFGQMTDMGVETCSAPLVIKQEETDDDVKESQVYLTCRPYLPGRPCFPGLPAGPADLADPTYLADRTLSQYFQDAPLAAITALCCLVQS